A stretch of the bacterium genome encodes the following:
- a CDS encoding HU family DNA-binding protein, protein MLKADIIEKVSREAHLTKKAAKEAVDSTFDTIEEALKKGDKVVISGFGTFIIRGRKARTGRNPKTGQSLQLPQMNTVGFIAAKGIKKQVRK, encoded by the coding sequence ATGCTCAAAGCAGATATAATCGAAAAAGTTTCCCGAGAAGCTCACCTGACCAAGAAAGCTGCCAAAGAAGCAGTTGACTCTACTTTTGATACGATTGAGGAAGCCCTCAAAAAAGGGGACAAGGTCGTCATTTCAGGTTTTGGTACCTTTATCATTCGTGGTCGAAAGGCTAGAACTGGACGCAACCCCAAGACAGGACAAAGTTTGCAACTTCCGCAAATGAATACAGTTGGGTTTATTGCTGCCAAAGGGATTAAGAAACAAGTCCGGAAGTAA
- a CDS encoding permease-like cell division protein FtsX → MKKRAVLILGGTLVLALIGAVSLFFIPNSACKKAQERISIGNKSLKNGEERYALIQYYTARKECGLLYLDPRLYPSISKGEEARKQRAQVIAFLKGEASTEQEESLKNEIEKVKGVREVKIISQEEALKRYKERNKDYPVLTKFVTENIFPATIEVYFDDFSIKHKVAELAKKKTFVQVVTEDTVLEDYTK, encoded by the coding sequence GTGAAAAAAAGAGCCGTTCTTATTCTTGGAGGTACCCTTGTTCTTGCTTTAATTGGAGCCGTCTCTTTGTTCTTTATTCCTAATTCTGCGTGCAAAAAAGCTCAGGAACGGATCTCGATCGGGAACAAAAGTCTGAAAAACGGTGAGGAAAGGTATGCCTTGATTCAGTACTACACAGCTAGAAAAGAGTGTGGGCTTTTGTATCTAGACCCCCGACTTTATCCAAGCATCAGTAAAGGCGAAGAAGCAAGAAAACAAAGAGCGCAAGTCATTGCCTTTCTTAAGGGTGAGGCAAGCACTGAACAAGAAGAAAGTCTTAAGAATGAGATTGAGAAGGTAAAGGGAGTAAGGGAGGTAAAAATAATTTCACAGGAGGAGGCTTTGAAAAGATACAAGGAAAGAAATAAAGATTATCCTGTATTGACAAAGTTTGTCACAGAGAACATTTTCCCAGCTACTATTGAAGTTTATTTTGACGACTTTTCGATCAAACACAAGGTCGCGGAACTAGCCAAGAAAAAAACTTTTGTTCAGGTTGTAACAGAGGATACGGTTTTAGAAGACTACACGAAATAA
- a CDS encoding TIGR00282 family metallophosphoesterase — protein MRILMIGDVVARPGRRAVAEVLPDLIKEEKIDLVVANIENLAHGKGATKDKVDELRGYGVDLFTSGNHIWFKEEFVSELNNDPTVIRPANYPADNPGFGFTYANVGKEKVMLINLIGKQWIPEPTDEPFRTVDSILLNEVEKEKPAIILVDFHAEATSEKNAMGWFLDGRVTAVVGTHTHVPTADNWIMPKGTAYVSDIGMTGALHSVLGVVPEIIIKKQKDTAPAKFEWVDSGPKVFRSVLIETDKKGAAKSILRIDRSVD, from the coding sequence ATGCGAATATTAATGATTGGGGATGTAGTGGCAAGACCAGGTCGGCGAGCAGTCGCCGAGGTTTTGCCGGACCTAATTAAAGAAGAAAAAATCGATCTTGTGGTCGCCAATATCGAGAATCTCGCCCATGGCAAAGGGGCGACTAAAGATAAGGTTGACGAGCTGCGTGGCTACGGGGTTGACCTTTTTACTTCTGGAAATCACATTTGGTTTAAAGAAGAATTTGTTTCTGAGCTCAACAACGATCCGACCGTGATCCGGCCGGCGAACTACCCGGCGGACAATCCTGGTTTTGGTTTTACTTACGCTAATGTCGGGAAGGAAAAGGTGATGCTTATCAATCTCATCGGAAAACAGTGGATTCCCGAGCCAACAGACGAGCCCTTCCGAACTGTGGATAGCATTCTGCTCAATGAAGTTGAAAAAGAAAAGCCTGCTATCATCCTCGTTGATTTTCACGCCGAGGCAACGAGTGAAAAAAATGCCATGGGTTGGTTTCTTGACGGTCGGGTGACTGCTGTGGTTGGAACTCACACCCACGTGCCAACGGCCGATAACTGGATCATGCCAAAGGGGACAGCTTACGTTTCTGACATTGGTATGACCGGAGCTCTCCACTCAGTTCTTGGAGTGGTCCCAGAAATAATTATCAAAAAACAAAAAGACACGGCGCCCGCGAAGTTCGAATGGGTTGATTCAGGCCCGAAAGTTTTCCGTTCGGTACTGATCGAAACCGACAAAAAAGGGGCTGCCAAGTCGATTTTAAGAATAGATCGTAGTGTTGACTGA
- the rny gene encoding ribonuclease Y: MDPIAIAVIALLVGGGVSYVYQNKIQPNSKKAAKPETAASEIVLEAKEEALKIKKEAEEEARKIRSEVLGLESRLAVKEESIEKKLTEVESKDKTIQDKVDDLEKTKAELGAKLEKVAGVTREEAKKLILDATESHLKEEIARRIREAEDQIKREADEKAKGILIDAMKAGATDYVAEYTTSTVKLSDEDMKGRIIGREGRNIKTFEVATGVDVDLDDTPGSIRLSSFDGERREIARVALERLMADGRIQPSRIEEIVEQVRKNFEKIRREEGEKLLTTVGVHNLPAEIVETLGRFKWRFSYGQNLMLHTIEETKIGMAIARMVGADVNIVRLGCLFHDIGKVFTGEQEGTHVQLGVDYLKKFNVDPKVIACVAEHHEDIPFSQVESVIVWIADAISGSRPGARHESVEDYIKRVTEIENVASSFQGVDRSFAIAAGREVRVIVFPEQMDDASIEKLAHDIADKIHDSITYPGQVKVTVMRETRAEAIAK; encoded by the coding sequence ATGGATCCAATCGCAATAGCAGTGATAGCCCTCTTGGTCGGAGGAGGGGTTTCCTACGTTTATCAAAATAAAATTCAGCCAAACAGCAAAAAGGCCGCGAAGCCAGAAACTGCTGCTTCGGAAATTGTTCTAGAGGCGAAAGAAGAAGCCCTAAAAATCAAAAAAGAAGCTGAGGAAGAGGCGCGCAAGATTCGTTCCGAGGTGCTCGGACTAGAGTCTCGTTTGGCAGTCAAAGAAGAATCAATCGAGAAAAAACTGACTGAAGTGGAGAGCAAAGACAAAACAATTCAGGACAAGGTTGACGATCTAGAAAAAACCAAAGCTGAGCTCGGAGCCAAACTCGAAAAAGTCGCCGGCGTGACACGAGAGGAAGCAAAAAAGCTTATTCTTGATGCAACTGAGTCACACCTTAAAGAAGAAATCGCCCGTCGGATTCGAGAAGCAGAAGACCAAATCAAGCGCGAAGCCGATGAAAAAGCCAAAGGAATTTTGATTGACGCGATGAAGGCCGGAGCCACCGACTATGTGGCCGAGTACACGACTTCCACGGTGAAACTTTCCGATGAAGATATGAAAGGTCGCATCATTGGTCGAGAGGGGCGAAACATCAAAACCTTTGAGGTAGCGACCGGAGTCGACGTTGATCTCGATGATACACCGGGAAGTATCCGACTTTCCTCTTTCGATGGGGAGAGACGAGAAATTGCTCGGGTTGCTCTTGAGCGCTTGATGGCTGACGGACGAATCCAACCAAGCCGGATTGAAGAAATCGTCGAGCAAGTGCGCAAGAACTTTGAAAAAATCCGCCGTGAGGAGGGCGAAAAGCTTTTGACTACAGTTGGGGTCCACAACCTTCCGGCCGAAATTGTCGAAACACTCGGCAGATTCAAGTGGAGATTTTCCTACGGACAGAACTTGATGCTGCATACGATCGAAGAAACGAAAATCGGCATGGCAATTGCGCGCATGGTAGGAGCTGACGTCAACATCGTCCGCTTGGGTTGTCTCTTCCACGATATTGGCAAGGTTTTCACCGGTGAGCAAGAAGGAACTCACGTTCAACTTGGAGTCGATTATCTTAAGAAATTTAACGTCGATCCCAAAGTCATTGCTTGTGTAGCTGAGCACCACGAGGATATACCCTTTTCTCAGGTTGAGTCAGTCATCGTTTGGATTGCGGACGCCATTTCCGGTTCCCGCCCCGGAGCGCGCCACGAATCAGTTGAAGACTACATCAAACGGGTGACTGAAATCGAAAATGTGGCGAGCTCTTTCCAAGGTGTTGACCGCTCTTTCGCGATCGCGGCGGGTCGGGAAGTCCGAGTCATTGTTTTCCCAGAACAGATGGATGATGCCAGCATTGAAAAGTTGGCTCATGACATTGCTGACAAAATTCATGACTCGATCACTTACCCGGGACAAGTCAAAGTTACCGTGATGCGAGAAACAAGAGCGGAGGCAATAGCTAAATAG
- a CDS encoding radical SAM protein — translation MKYFITTFGCQQNFADSERVAGAFESRNFTPAKNLEEADHVVINTCMVRQHAEDRVYGMMQKLGKIKEAKPGFKITVTGCLVGAMVRDPSGKMYRVMKARLPLVDEFLPIDEVGFNTPIRREDRQHGWVVISQGCNNFCTFCIVPFTRGREISRPWNDIIHEVDDLQTAGYKRVTLLGQNVNSYGADFIKENLKDGLYPLPASLDENGKSRQDGRSLLPVMVKMSMGRKRIPTIFPQLLEEVARKGFEKVSFLSSNPWDFSDELIGLIAKYPNIDRYIHLPVQSGSDSVLKRMNRYYTQNDYLELVNKLKTKIPEVQIGTDIIVGFPGETQDEFQSTVTLAKKVGWVVAYIGMYSTRPGTVAQKNLEDNISNEEKHRRFHILDNLINKQKVGVSG, via the coding sequence ATGAAATACTTCATTACCACCTTTGGCTGTCAGCAAAACTTCGCTGACTCGGAGCGGGTTGCCGGCGCTTTCGAATCGCGTAATTTTACCCCCGCAAAAAATCTTGAAGAAGCTGACCATGTTGTCATCAACACTTGCATGGTGCGGCAACACGCTGAAGACCGTGTCTACGGTATGATGCAGAAACTCGGTAAAATCAAAGAGGCCAAACCCGGCTTCAAAATTACAGTCACCGGTTGTCTAGTTGGGGCAATGGTGCGCGATCCCAGCGGCAAAATGTACCGGGTGATGAAAGCACGACTCCCACTTGTGGACGAATTTCTTCCTATTGATGAGGTCGGTTTCAACACCCCCATCCGGCGGGAAGATCGGCAGCACGGCTGGGTAGTCATTTCTCAAGGCTGCAACAATTTTTGTACTTTTTGTATTGTCCCTTTCACGCGCGGAAGAGAGATTTCCAGACCCTGGAATGACATTATTCACGAAGTTGACGATCTTCAGACCGCCGGTTACAAGCGGGTTACACTTCTCGGACAAAACGTCAATTCTTACGGAGCTGATTTCATCAAAGAAAACCTTAAGGACGGTCTGTATCCCCTGCCTGCCAGCCTTGACGAGAATGGCAAATCGAGGCAGGACGGCCGTTCGTTACTCCCAGTCATGGTAAAGATGAGTATGGGAAGAAAGCGAATCCCAACCATTTTTCCGCAACTGCTCGAGGAAGTTGCCAGAAAAGGCTTTGAAAAAGTTTCTTTTCTTTCTTCAAACCCCTGGGATTTTTCTGATGAGCTAATTGGCCTTATTGCCAAGTACCCCAATATTGACCGCTATATTCACCTGCCGGTGCAATCTGGTTCTGACTCAGTTCTGAAACGAATGAACCGCTATTACACGCAAAATGATTATCTAGAATTAGTTAATAAGTTAAAAACAAAAATTCCCGAAGTGCAGATTGGAACTGATATCATCGTGGGCTTTCCCGGAGAAACGCAGGACGAATTTCAGTCGACAGTTACACTAGCAAAAAAAGTCGGTTGGGTTGTCGCCTACATTGGCATGTATTCTACCAGACCGGGGACAGTAGCGCAAAAAAACCTTGAAGATAACATCTCAAACGAAGAAAAACACCGCCGCTTCCACATCCTCGACAACCTTATTAATAAGCAGAAAGTTGGGGTATCAGGGTGA